In Jatrophihabitans endophyticus, one DNA window encodes the following:
- a CDS encoding FAD-dependent oxidoreductase: MRVTVVGGGISGLATAARLLADGAAVTVVAADEPAHTTSWLAAAVWFPTHAGPPELVARWGGETFAAFEWQAGERVPGVTMRESLALYREPPGAADWHGLVASLRSARSDELPPGYAHGLRFRVPAIEMPLYLPWLFQHVTDAGGRFVARRLDTLAEAWDVAPADVVVHCAGLAAGRLTGDDSVYPVRGQIVRVPNPGVTMSVRDEAHPAGRAYVHPRSHDCILGGTLDEGRWDTEPDAATTASILRRCADLVPALAGARPIEAVAGLRPGRPTVRLAVEQTDRGPVVHNYGHGGSGVTLAWGCAAAAAALVTATTVPSTTVPSTTVPSSRRDSGADDHGRGPELS, encoded by the coding sequence GTGCGCGTGACGGTGGTGGGCGGCGGGATCAGCGGGCTCGCGACGGCGGCGCGGCTGCTGGCGGACGGAGCGGCCGTGACCGTCGTGGCGGCCGACGAGCCGGCGCACACCACCTCCTGGCTGGCCGCCGCGGTGTGGTTCCCGACCCACGCCGGGCCGCCCGAGCTCGTGGCGCGCTGGGGTGGCGAGACCTTCGCCGCGTTCGAGTGGCAGGCGGGGGAGCGGGTGCCCGGGGTGACGATGCGCGAGTCGCTCGCCCTGTACCGCGAGCCGCCCGGGGCCGCGGACTGGCACGGCCTCGTCGCGTCGCTGCGTTCCGCCCGCTCCGACGAGCTGCCCCCGGGGTACGCGCACGGCCTGCGCTTCCGCGTCCCCGCGATCGAGATGCCGCTCTACCTGCCGTGGCTGTTCCAGCACGTGACCGACGCCGGGGGCAGGTTCGTCGCCCGGCGGCTGGACACGCTCGCCGAGGCCTGGGACGTCGCACCGGCCGACGTCGTCGTCCACTGCGCCGGGCTCGCCGCCGGTCGCCTGACCGGCGACGACAGCGTCTACCCGGTCCGCGGGCAGATCGTCCGGGTTCCCAATCCCGGCGTCACCATGTCGGTGCGCGACGAGGCCCACCCCGCCGGCCGGGCGTACGTGCATCCGCGCTCGCACGACTGCATCCTCGGCGGCACCCTCGACGAGGGGCGCTGGGACACCGAGCCCGACGCCGCCACGACGGCGTCGATCCTGCGACGTTGCGCCGACCTCGTCCCCGCGCTCGCCGGGGCGCGCCCGATCGAGGCCGTGGCCGGGCTGCGTCCCGGGCGGCCGACCGTCCGGCTCGCCGTCGAGCAGACCGACCGCGGCCCCGTGGTGCACAACTACGGGCACGGCGGGTCGGGGGTGACGCTCGCCTGGGGCTGCGCCGCGGCGGCCGCGGCCCTGGTCACCGCGACGACAGTGCCGTCCACGACAGTGCCGTCCACGACAGTGCCGTCCAGCCGCCGAGACAGCGGCGCCGACGACCACGGCCGCGGCCCGGAGCTGTCGTAG
- a CDS encoding aromatic amino acid ammonia-lyase, with product MNTIRVDGQHLSVDELVPLAGGPLRVSVTDEARDRVRRSHEWAVRLSDERPMYGRSTGVGANREVRIEPSVAAAQALLTSHATSAGPPRSPDRVRALLLVRLNQLCAGGSGVSPLVVDELARLICDDALPVIHEHAGVGTADLSALAATALAVQEHSRGHLVEPLLLGPDDALPFLSSNAAALADAGLALSRYSRAARSGLAVAALSFDALGGNIEAFSRAVERVTPMLGARATCRAMRALIGSEASHALRIQDPYGLRALPQSHGVLLDSLAALRDAVDAYVNAPSENPVVLPDGAVAHHGGFHASYLSVASDTVRNAAVQSAQLALHRLTYLSEPQHTGLTPFLGDGTPGASGVMLVEYVAASALGDLRAAAAPAAVQTTSLSRGAEDTASFASLAARQLLDSAESYELLVAAELLNAVRAHRLRGRAPDGPLRDVLAACAGLADDHRDRDLTADLETARTLIAPLTEFVDLQLPDTSWENDLG from the coding sequence GTGAACACGATCCGGGTGGACGGGCAGCACCTGTCCGTCGACGAGCTGGTGCCGCTGGCCGGCGGGCCGCTGCGGGTGAGCGTCACCGACGAGGCGCGTGACCGCGTCCGCCGCTCGCACGAGTGGGCGGTGCGGCTCAGCGACGAGCGACCGATGTACGGGCGGAGCACCGGGGTGGGCGCCAACCGCGAGGTGCGGATCGAACCGTCCGTGGCGGCGGCGCAGGCGCTGCTGACGAGCCACGCGACCTCGGCCGGTCCGCCCCGGAGCCCCGACCGGGTGCGGGCGCTGCTGCTGGTGCGCCTCAACCAGCTGTGCGCCGGCGGCTCGGGCGTCTCCCCGCTGGTCGTCGACGAGCTCGCCCGGCTGATCTGCGACGACGCCCTCCCGGTGATCCACGAGCACGCCGGGGTGGGCACCGCCGATCTGTCCGCACTCGCCGCGACCGCGCTCGCGGTGCAGGAGCACTCCCGCGGCCACCTCGTCGAGCCGCTGCTGCTCGGCCCGGACGACGCCCTGCCGTTCCTGTCCAGCAACGCGGCCGCGCTGGCCGACGCCGGCCTCGCGCTCTCGCGCTACTCGCGCGCCGCCCGCAGCGGGTTGGCCGTCGCTGCGCTCAGCTTCGACGCCCTCGGCGGCAACATCGAGGCGTTCTCCCGCGCCGTCGAGCGGGTGACGCCGATGCTCGGCGCGCGCGCCACCTGCCGGGCGATGCGGGCACTGATCGGCTCCGAGGCGAGCCACGCGCTGCGCATCCAGGACCCGTACGGTCTGCGCGCCCTGCCGCAGAGCCACGGTGTGCTGCTCGACTCGCTGGCCGCGCTGCGCGACGCCGTCGACGCCTACGTGAACGCGCCGTCGGAGAACCCGGTCGTGCTGCCCGACGGCGCGGTCGCGCACCACGGCGGGTTCCACGCGTCGTATCTCTCGGTCGCGAGCGACACCGTCCGCAACGCCGCGGTGCAGTCGGCGCAGCTCGCCCTGCACCGACTCACCTACCTCAGCGAGCCGCAGCACACCGGGCTGACCCCGTTCCTCGGTGACGGCACGCCCGGCGCGTCCGGCGTGATGCTGGTGGAGTACGTCGCGGCGTCCGCGCTCGGCGACCTGCGTGCCGCCGCCGCCCCGGCGGCGGTGCAGACGACGAGCCTGTCGCGCGGCGCGGAGGACACCGCCAGCTTCGCCTCACTCGCCGCCCGCCAGCTGCTCGACAGCGCGGAGAGCTACGAGCTGCTGGTCGCCGCCGAGCTGCTGAACGCCGTCCGGGCGCACCGGCTGCGGGGTCGCGCGCCGGACGGGCCGTTGCGCGACGTGCTGGCCGCCTGCGCCGGGCTCGCCGACGACCACCGCGACCGCGACCTCACCGCCGACCTCGAGACCGCCCGCACGCTGATCGCGCCGCTCACCGAGTTCGTCGACCTGCAGCTGCCCGACACGAGCTGGGAGAACGACCTGGGTTGA
- a CDS encoding VOC family protein encodes MHRILLRELVIDAPPESFAATRDFWAAALLSEPRPVDEYPEFTALPDPASLSWVGLQQLEGGAARVHLDVETDDVDAEVARLVRLGATRVADGRTWVVLRDPAGLLFCVVPVESPWFAERSRVVPDADSP; translated from the coding sequence GTGCACCGCATCCTGCTGCGCGAGCTCGTCATCGACGCGCCCCCGGAGAGCTTCGCGGCGACCCGCGACTTCTGGGCCGCCGCCCTGCTGAGCGAACCCCGGCCGGTCGACGAGTACCCCGAGTTCACTGCGCTGCCCGACCCGGCGTCGCTGTCGTGGGTGGGCCTGCAGCAGCTCGAGGGCGGCGCCGCTCGCGTGCACCTCGACGTCGAGACCGACGACGTGGACGCCGAGGTGGCGCGACTCGTCAGACTCGGAGCGACGAGGGTCGCCGACGGCCGGACGTGGGTGGTGCTCCGCGATCCGGCCGGCCTGCTCTTCTGCGTCGTCCCCGTCGAGTCACCCTGGTTCGCCGAACGCTCGCGGGTCGTCCCCGACGCCGATTCCCCGTGA
- a CDS encoding aldehyde dehydrogenase, with protein sequence MTDNVQLSIGGADADASAGATFERRNPVTGEVATTAAAATPADAVAAVEAAAAAFPAWAATGPGERRRLLLAAADRLQALSPDFAAATVAETGAPAHWAKFNIGLGASLLREAASLTTQVRGETIPSDVPGSLAMAVRQPAGVVLGMAPWNAPIILGVRALATPLAVGNTVVFKASEKCPRIHRLIVDALLAAGLPDGVVNFVSHAADDAPAVVEAMIGHPAVRRVNFTGSTAVGRVIGRLCGEHLTPSVLELGGKAPLVVLDDADVDAAVDAAAFGAFANSGQICMSTERIVVDEAVAEEFVAKLADKAGGLPTGDPSGHVVLGSVIDRDTVERCNELLDDAVAQGARVAVGGRADSTLMAPTLVADVTAEMRIWREESFGPVKSIMTVAGVDAAVAAANDTDYGLSAAVFGRDTARALEVAGRIESGICHVNGPTVHDEAQMPFGGVKASGWGRFGGLAGVHEFTDLRWITVQEGPRHYPF encoded by the coding sequence ATGACCGACAACGTGCAGCTGTCCATCGGTGGCGCCGACGCGGACGCGTCCGCCGGCGCGACCTTCGAGCGCCGCAACCCGGTGACGGGCGAGGTCGCGACGACCGCCGCGGCGGCGACGCCCGCGGACGCGGTCGCGGCCGTCGAGGCCGCCGCCGCCGCGTTCCCCGCCTGGGCGGCGACGGGCCCGGGCGAACGGCGCCGCCTGCTCCTCGCGGCCGCCGACCGGCTCCAGGCGCTGTCGCCGGACTTCGCCGCGGCCACCGTGGCCGAGACCGGCGCGCCGGCGCACTGGGCCAAGTTCAACATCGGTCTCGGTGCCTCGCTGCTGCGCGAGGCGGCGTCGCTCACCACGCAGGTACGCGGCGAGACCATCCCGTCCGACGTGCCGGGCAGCCTCGCGATGGCGGTGCGGCAACCGGCCGGCGTCGTGCTCGGCATGGCGCCGTGGAACGCGCCGATCATCCTCGGCGTCCGCGCGCTCGCGACTCCCCTCGCCGTCGGCAACACCGTCGTGTTCAAGGCGAGCGAGAAGTGCCCGCGCATCCACCGGCTGATCGTCGACGCGCTGCTCGCGGCGGGGCTGCCCGACGGCGTCGTCAACTTCGTCTCGCACGCGGCCGACGACGCGCCGGCGGTGGTCGAGGCCATGATCGGCCATCCTGCGGTGCGGCGCGTGAACTTCACCGGTTCGACCGCGGTCGGGCGCGTCATCGGCCGGCTGTGCGGCGAGCACCTGACCCCCAGCGTGCTGGAGCTCGGCGGCAAGGCGCCGCTCGTCGTCCTCGACGACGCCGACGTCGACGCCGCGGTGGACGCCGCCGCCTTCGGCGCGTTCGCGAACTCCGGGCAGATCTGCATGTCGACCGAGCGGATCGTCGTCGACGAGGCGGTGGCCGAGGAGTTCGTGGCCAAGCTCGCCGACAAGGCCGGGGGGCTGCCGACGGGTGATCCGTCCGGCCACGTGGTGCTCGGGTCGGTCATCGACCGCGACACCGTCGAGCGGTGCAACGAGCTGCTCGACGACGCCGTCGCGCAGGGCGCGCGGGTCGCCGTGGGCGGTCGGGCCGACTCCACGCTGATGGCGCCCACGCTCGTCGCGGACGTCACCGCCGAGATGCGCATCTGGCGCGAGGAGTCGTTCGGGCCGGTGAAGTCGATCATGACGGTGGCCGGCGTCGACGCCGCGGTCGCGGCCGCCAACGACACCGACTACGGGCTGTCCGCCGCGGTCTTCGGTCGCGATACCGCCCGGGCCCTCGAGGTCGCCGGCCGCATCGAGTCCGGCATCTGCCACGTCAACGGCCCGACGGTGCACGACGAGGCGCAGATGCCCTTCGGCGGCGTCAAGGCGTCCGGGTGGGGGCGCTTCGGCGGCCTCGCCGGCGTCCACGAGTTCACCGACCTGCGCTGGATCACCGTCCAGGAGGGCCCGCGCCACTACCCGTTCTGA
- a CDS encoding YciI family protein, protein MPKFLLLKHYRGGPEPLPDCTPMSEWTPEEISAHIAFQHETGRMLRENGEFVDAQGLSPDGSYVRFGGPDAPPVTDGPFPEAKELIAGWFLVDVDSEARAHEIAAYVSSAPGQGGRPIYEWIEVRQIMGAPAQDV, encoded by the coding sequence ATGCCGAAGTTCCTGCTGCTCAAGCACTACCGCGGCGGCCCGGAGCCCCTGCCCGACTGCACCCCCATGAGCGAGTGGACCCCCGAGGAGATCAGCGCCCACATCGCGTTCCAGCACGAGACCGGCCGCATGCTGCGCGAGAACGGCGAGTTCGTGGACGCGCAGGGACTCAGCCCCGACGGCAGCTACGTGCGCTTCGGCGGTCCCGACGCACCGCCGGTGACCGACGGGCCGTTCCCCGAGGCGAAGGAGCTGATCGCCGGCTGGTTCCTCGTCGACGTCGACTCCGAGGCACGTGCCCACGAGATCGCCGCGTACGTGTCCTCGGCACCGGGCCAGGGCGGCCGACCCATCTACGAGTGGATCGAGGTGCGCCAGATCATGGGCGCCCCCGCCCAGGACGTCTGA
- a CDS encoding RNA polymerase sigma factor, giving the protein MDDALLRRLVPEVLGVLVGRGIDFAAAEDAVQDALLAALRTWDERPPSDPRGWLIRVAQRRLVDTWRADAARRRRELATVAEPGPGPAAQTDDTVLLLARCCHPSLSPSSAVALTLRAVGGLTTRQVAEAFLVPEATMAQRISRAKRTIAGEGIGASGDLAVVLHVLYLIFTEGHTGSVDLAAEAIRLTRMLARGTPDPEVAGLLALMLLTHARRPARTDDSGLLVPLDRQDRSRWDTATIAEGVGILQRALALDRRGPYQLQAAIAALHDDASSADETDWPQILAWYDELLALGDNPAVRLNRAVAVGAVDGPHAGLRALQGLDEQVPELYRVDAVRAHLHERAGDAELAAQLYLRAADRTPRSAERTHLLTQAARLRRPVR; this is encoded by the coding sequence GTGGACGACGCGCTGCTCCGTCGCCTCGTCCCCGAGGTGCTGGGCGTCCTCGTCGGCCGCGGCATCGACTTCGCGGCGGCCGAGGATGCCGTGCAGGACGCACTGCTGGCGGCGCTGCGCACGTGGGACGAACGCCCCCCGAGCGATCCGCGGGGGTGGCTGATCCGCGTCGCGCAGCGCCGCCTGGTCGACACGTGGCGGGCCGACGCGGCGCGACGCCGGCGCGAGCTCGCCACCGTCGCCGAACCGGGCCCGGGACCGGCCGCGCAGACCGACGACACCGTGCTGCTGCTGGCGCGATGCTGTCACCCGTCGCTGTCACCCTCGTCGGCCGTCGCGCTCACGCTGCGTGCCGTCGGCGGGCTCACGACGCGGCAGGTCGCCGAGGCGTTCCTCGTGCCGGAGGCCACCATGGCCCAGCGCATCAGCCGGGCGAAGCGCACGATCGCCGGGGAGGGGATCGGCGCGTCGGGCGACCTGGCCGTCGTCCTGCACGTGCTCTACCTGATCTTCACCGAAGGGCACACGGGGTCCGTCGACCTCGCCGCCGAGGCGATCCGGTTGACCCGCATGCTCGCCCGCGGCACGCCCGACCCCGAGGTCGCCGGGCTGCTCGCGCTCATGCTGCTGACCCACGCCCGGCGCCCGGCGCGCACCGACGACAGCGGCCTGCTGGTCCCGCTCGACCGGCAGGACCGCTCCCGGTGGGACACCGCGACGATCGCCGAGGGCGTAGGCATCCTGCAGCGCGCGCTCGCACTCGACCGGCGTGGGCCGTACCAGCTGCAGGCGGCGATCGCGGCGCTGCACGACGACGCCTCGAGTGCCGACGAGACCGACTGGCCGCAGATCCTCGCGTGGTACGACGAGCTGCTGGCGCTCGGCGACAACCCGGCGGTGCGGCTGAACCGGGCCGTCGCGGTGGGCGCCGTCGACGGTCCGCACGCCGGGCTGCGTGCCCTGCAGGGTCTCGACGAGCAGGTGCCCGAGCTGTACCGGGTGGACGCGGTGCGCGCCCACCTGCACGAGCGGGCGGGGGACGCCGAACTCGCCGCGCAGCTGTACCTGCGGGCCGCCGACCGCACCCCGCGCTCGGCCGAGCGCACCCACCTGCTGACACAGGCCGCCCGGCTGCGCCGGCCCGTTCGCTGA
- a CDS encoding mycothiol transferase, which yields MFGPGVYTEGQAIAGFLEQQLAAIRAAAFGLTEEQARATPCRSALSVGGLVKHATYVMQQREQRKTDPAPALDAAAFARFAGSFALTDGETLAGALDDFDRSVEAYLGDVRATDPGAAATAPPAPWDGVYGPTESVQRFELLHHVEEFARHAGHADIVREQLDAADAASLLMAVEGREGNEFVQPWAPAS from the coding sequence ATGTTCGGTCCGGGTGTCTACACCGAGGGTCAGGCCATCGCAGGCTTCCTCGAGCAGCAGCTCGCGGCGATCCGCGCCGCGGCGTTCGGGCTCACCGAGGAGCAGGCACGGGCGACGCCCTGCCGCAGCGCGCTATCCGTCGGCGGGCTGGTCAAGCACGCGACGTACGTCATGCAGCAGCGCGAGCAGCGCAAGACCGACCCCGCCCCCGCGCTGGACGCCGCGGCGTTCGCGCGCTTCGCCGGCAGCTTCGCGCTCACCGACGGCGAGACGCTCGCCGGCGCGCTCGACGACTTCGACCGGTCGGTCGAGGCGTACCTGGGCGACGTGCGTGCCACCGATCCCGGCGCCGCCGCGACGGCACCGCCGGCGCCCTGGGACGGCGTGTACGGCCCGACCGAGTCGGTGCAGCGCTTCGAGCTGCTGCACCACGTCGAGGAGTTCGCGCGGCACGCCGGCCACGCCGACATCGTGCGCGAGCAGCTCGACGCCGCCGACGCGGCGTCGCTGCTCATGGCCGTGGAGGGCCGCGAGGGCAACGAGTTCGTCCAGCCCTGGGCGCCGGCGAGCTGA
- a CDS encoding Ig-like domain-containing protein — protein MKLSPGRRTRVRVALPLAVALSVSVLSPIANATPTTTAPAASPAAAEATTLPDPTARGTETIKTIQEVKLGLADLQEPNSSGAAPGTGQAQSAERFEIRGALYYPAERSEPSPLIVLVHGNHGSCDAGQDSTTATCTSFKRNEAGYAYLGENLATWGYTVFSLSQDQLMMRQDNSKGKGMHQRRMLIAKALDALSAANKPGGLTDDAHTTIGDTLAGRLDLTRIGLMGHSRGGDAVTSFIDYNRIRTDGPRYPIRGVISLAPVDYERKAPYGMPYMTILPMCDGDVSNLQGARFFERSQYANPNDPFPRIQVEQLGAIHNWYNTVWYADGSADGQNNNDAACGNSTPFADTNVHPHNLRLSGAASYTDPAKNYAVNNGADNADTYDPAVNTKISGDPARMGDQEKLGLATMAAFFRRYVGGEGAFEPYLTGELSDTDSHLQVPASACPTSDSGTRIACSERVNTTYVAAPNERVDLIRPEVENPLTLDALGGSLTGSGFADPYAQAAGVTPTPKATATGYDWCNPEPDDFAPSQLGKSTLPTAAKACPLPAASALGGQNGIRENGPVNQSYGRQLTMAWEQSSPASLTAQIPAASKDVSGLKALALDADVNFFDTRNPGADDRGDSTKVGSDWPNEKPTSYDPTATTQDFLIDLTDTDGHVATVHAKDPRWGNALHMSTGTNTPNTHIVLDQIRVPLTEFTKQGVDTASLASLRLRFGAAGTPASGSIQLADVRFQEATAGSAVYSDGDVADGAGSGLPTSGPDPVAVLNGTDNTAGNVKLVDTVGNAKGNSTWVVDDDKQQCPNANFAKIQDAVDHAAPWDTIVVCAGVYQESSTPVYSASNPVATGATNGLTITKPLKIKGAGADKVTIEPDQSLDTLAGVTPYLRDGGGNVITVSRQSLGSTDTNEMFVDISGVTVTSGNTFAEAGIAYFGTAGRVSESVVGPMKAASTTAELADNPHGWGIVRTGLVLGSGPGTVESELTVANSLVTGYQAGGILFDGGRGKDGSADNTVRTGIRAHGYVTGTVVRGKPNSLFAQTGVKYASGFDGFVRGSRITGNYFKADPSKSYGILLADAGTDTTTGLSGSGDVVTGNGFAVYNANADNSAVRQSAPFALSASYVGTGAPVAGGPADPAAGTEAISGPDTTPAATVTTPGRLSSAPASVPTAAGSVVDAAPTAALADPVGTAKVEAGATLTALARATDDHAVQSATLLVDGTPVATTGIAPYRLTWRPGAGLAGRVVDLQALVTDSAGQQTTSAAVRTTVLGSFTTAPTPRITGTVAAGRTVRIAVGTWSPKPTAYAYQWAADGTAIKGATRSSYVVARSLTGHRLTVRVTATRPNYVTASRTSRPARVSGVFVTARPRITGTVATGRTVKAAVGSWSPRPSAYAYRWYADGKAIKGATHARYTIATRFAGRALTVKVTGTRSGYLTARAVSAKRRVAAS, from the coding sequence GTGAAGCTGTCACCCGGCCGGAGGACGAGGGTGCGCGTCGCGCTGCCCTTGGCCGTGGCCCTGAGCGTGTCGGTGCTGTCACCGATCGCGAACGCGACCCCCACGACCACCGCTCCCGCGGCGAGCCCGGCGGCCGCCGAGGCCACCACGCTGCCCGACCCGACGGCGCGCGGCACCGAGACGATCAAAACGATCCAGGAGGTCAAGCTCGGGCTGGCCGACCTGCAGGAGCCGAACTCGTCGGGCGCCGCGCCGGGGACGGGGCAGGCACAGTCGGCCGAACGATTCGAGATCCGTGGCGCGCTCTACTACCCGGCCGAGCGCAGCGAGCCCTCGCCGCTGATCGTGCTCGTCCACGGCAACCACGGCTCGTGCGACGCCGGGCAGGACTCGACCACCGCGACGTGCACGTCCTTCAAGCGCAACGAGGCCGGCTACGCCTACCTCGGCGAGAACCTCGCGACGTGGGGCTACACCGTCTTCTCCCTGTCGCAGGACCAGCTGATGATGCGCCAGGACAACAGCAAGGGGAAGGGCATGCACCAGCGGCGCATGCTGATCGCCAAGGCCCTCGACGCGCTGTCGGCCGCGAACAAGCCCGGCGGCCTGACCGACGACGCGCACACCACCATCGGCGACACGCTCGCAGGCAGGCTCGACCTGACCCGCATCGGACTGATGGGGCACTCCCGCGGCGGCGACGCCGTCACCAGTTTCATCGACTACAACCGCATCCGCACCGACGGGCCGCGCTATCCGATTCGTGGCGTCATCTCGCTGGCGCCGGTCGACTACGAGCGCAAGGCGCCCTACGGCATGCCGTACATGACGATCCTGCCGATGTGCGACGGCGACGTCTCCAACCTGCAGGGCGCCCGCTTCTTCGAGCGCAGCCAGTACGCGAACCCGAACGACCCCTTCCCGCGCATCCAGGTCGAGCAGCTGGGCGCGATCCACAACTGGTACAACACCGTCTGGTACGCCGACGGCAGCGCGGACGGCCAGAACAACAACGACGCGGCGTGCGGCAACTCCACCCCGTTCGCCGACACCAACGTGCATCCGCACAACCTGCGGCTGTCGGGCGCCGCGAGCTACACCGACCCGGCGAAGAACTACGCGGTGAACAACGGGGCCGACAACGCCGACACCTACGACCCGGCCGTCAACACCAAGATCTCGGGCGACCCGGCGCGCATGGGCGACCAGGAGAAGCTCGGCCTGGCCACCATGGCGGCGTTCTTCCGACGCTACGTCGGCGGTGAGGGCGCCTTCGAGCCGTACCTGACCGGCGAGCTCTCCGACACCGACTCGCACCTGCAGGTGCCCGCGTCCGCGTGCCCGACGAGCGACTCCGGTACCCGGATCGCGTGCTCGGAACGGGTCAACACCACCTACGTGGCGGCGCCGAACGAGCGGGTGGACCTCATCCGACCCGAGGTCGAGAACCCGCTCACGCTCGACGCGCTCGGCGGCTCGCTCACCGGCTCCGGCTTCGCCGACCCGTACGCGCAGGCCGCCGGCGTCACGCCCACCCCGAAGGCGACCGCCACCGGCTACGACTGGTGCAACCCCGAACCGGACGACTTCGCCCCGTCGCAGCTCGGCAAGAGCACGCTGCCGACCGCGGCGAAGGCCTGCCCGCTGCCCGCCGCGAGCGCGCTGGGCGGCCAGAACGGCATCCGCGAGAACGGTCCGGTCAACCAGTCCTACGGCCGGCAGCTCACCATGGCGTGGGAGCAGTCGAGCCCGGCCAGCCTCACCGCACAGATCCCGGCGGCGTCGAAGGACGTCAGCGGGCTGAAGGCGCTGGCGCTGGACGCGGACGTCAACTTCTTCGACACCCGCAACCCCGGCGCCGACGACCGCGGTGACAGCACCAAGGTCGGGTCGGACTGGCCGAACGAGAAGCCGACGTCCTACGACCCGACGGCCACGACGCAGGACTTCCTGATCGACCTGACCGACACCGACGGCCACGTCGCGACGGTGCACGCGAAGGACCCGCGCTGGGGCAACGCCCTGCACATGTCCACCGGCACGAACACGCCGAACACGCACATCGTGCTCGACCAGATCCGTGTGCCGCTCACCGAGTTCACGAAGCAGGGCGTCGACACCGCCTCGCTGGCCTCGCTGCGGTTGCGCTTCGGGGCGGCGGGGACGCCGGCGTCCGGTTCGATCCAGCTCGCCGACGTCCGCTTCCAGGAGGCGACGGCCGGCTCGGCCGTCTACTCCGACGGCGACGTGGCGGACGGCGCCGGCTCGGGCCTGCCCACCTCGGGCCCCGACCCGGTCGCGGTGCTGAACGGCACCGACAACACCGCCGGGAACGTGAAGCTCGTGGACACGGTGGGCAACGCCAAGGGCAACAGCACCTGGGTCGTCGACGACGACAAGCAGCAGTGCCCGAACGCGAACTTCGCCAAGATCCAGGACGCCGTCGACCACGCCGCGCCGTGGGACACGATCGTGGTCTGTGCCGGCGTCTACCAGGAGTCGTCGACACCGGTCTACAGCGCGAGCAACCCGGTCGCGACCGGTGCCACGAACGGCCTGACGATCACGAAGCCGCTCAAGATCAAGGGCGCGGGCGCCGACAAGGTGACGATCGAGCCGGACCAGTCGCTCGACACGCTGGCCGGGGTCACCCCCTACCTGCGCGACGGCGGCGGCAACGTCATCACCGTGTCGCGACAGTCGCTCGGCTCGACGGACACCAACGAGATGTTCGTGGACATCTCCGGGGTCACCGTGACCTCAGGGAACACCTTCGCCGAGGCCGGCATCGCGTACTTCGGGACGGCCGGCCGCGTCTCGGAGAGCGTGGTCGGACCGATGAAGGCTGCGAGCACGACGGCCGAGCTGGCCGACAACCCCCACGGCTGGGGCATCGTGCGCACCGGTCTCGTGCTCGGCTCCGGCCCGGGCACGGTCGAGAGCGAGCTGACCGTCGCGAACAGCCTCGTCACCGGGTACCAGGCCGGTGGCATCCTGTTCGACGGCGGCCGCGGCAAGGACGGCAGTGCCGACAACACCGTGCGCACCGGCATCCGGGCCCACGGGTACGTGACCGGCACCGTGGTGAGAGGCAAGCCCAACTCGCTTTTTGCGCAGACGGGCGTGAAATACGCCAGCGGCTTCGACGGGTTCGTACGCGGCAGTCGGATCACGGGCAACTACTTCAAGGCCGATCCCTCGAAGTCGTACGGCATCCTGCTCGCCGACGCGGGGACGGACACCACCACCGGGCTCTCCGGTTCGGGTGACGTCGTCACCGGCAACGGGTTCGCCGTCTACAACGCCAACGCCGACAACAGCGCCGTCCGACAGTCGGCCCCGTTCGCGCTGTCGGCCAGCTACGTCGGGACGGGCGCACCGGTCGCCGGGGGGCCGGCCGACCCGGCCGCGGGGACCGAGGCGATCTCCGGCCCGGACACCACGCCGGCGGCGACCGTCACCACGCCGGGCCGGCTCTCCTCGGCTCCAGCCTCGGTGCCGACCGCGGCGGGGAGCGTGGTCGACGCCGCGCCGACGGCCGCGCTCGCGGACCCCGTGGGCACGGCGAAGGTCGAGGCGGGCGCGACGCTCACGGCGCTCGCCCGGGCGACGGACGACCACGCCGTGCAGTCGGCGACGCTGCTCGTCGACGGCACCCCGGTGGCCACGACGGGGATCGCGCCCTACCGGCTCACCTGGAGACCGGGCGCGGGCCTCGCGGGCAGGGTCGTCGACCTGCAGGCGCTCGTCACCGATTCCGCCGGGCAGCAGACCACGTCGGCTGCCGTCCGTACGACGGTGCTCGGTTCGTTCACCACCGCCCCGACGCCCCGCATCACCGGCACCGTCGCCGCGGGCCGGACGGTTCGGATCGCGGTGGGCACGTGGTCGCCGAAGCCGACGGCCTACGCCTACCAGTGGGCGGCCGACGGCACGGCGATCAAGGGGGCGACCCGGAGCAGCTACGTCGTGGCGAGGTCGCTGACCGGTCACCGGTTGACGGTGCGGGTCACGGCCACGCGGCCGAACTACGTGACCGCGTCGCGGACGTCCCGCCCGGCCCGGGTGTCCGGCGTCTTCGTCACCGCACGCCCGCGGATCACAGGCACGGTCGCGACCGGGCGCACGGTGAAGGCCGCGGTCGGGTCGTGGTCGCCCCGGCCGAGCGCCTACGCCTACCGGTGGTACGCCGACGGCAAGGCGATCAAGGGTGCGACCCACGCGCGGTACACGATCGCGACCCGGTTCGCGGGCCGGGCGCTGACCGTGAAGGTCACCGGCACGCGGTCGGGATACCTCACCGCGCGCGCGGTGTCGGCGAAGCGTCGCGTGGCCGCGTCGTAG